The nucleotide window TTCTATGCCTTGGGCCTTTAAGGTGGCCTTATCCATGTGATATATGTTGCCGTTTACGGGAGGCGGCGGCTGAATCCGGTTCTTTATACCATCCAGGCCGGCCTTCAGCATGACGGCAATGGCCAGATAGGGGTTGGCCGACGGATCGGGATGGCGTACCTCCAGGCGGGTAGAAAGGCCCCGTTTGGCTGGAATACGGATTAACGGGCTGCGGTTCTGGGGTGACCAAGCAATATATACCGGCGCCTCATACCCCGAAACCAGGCGTTTATAGGAATTGACCGTCGGGTTGGTAATGGCCGTCATACCCCGGGCATGGGCTATCAAGCCGCCGATAAAGTAGTAGGCAATTTCACTTAACTGCAATTTGTCTTGCGGATCGTAAAAGGCGTTTTTACCGTCGCGGAAAAGGGAAATGTTGCAGTGCATACCCGACCCGGCTATGCCGTAAATGGGTTTAGGCATAAAAGTGGCGTGGAGGCCGTGGCGCTGGGCAATGGTACGCACCACAAATTTAAAGGTAGCAATGTTGTCGGCCGTCCGCAGGGCTTCGGCGTATTTAAAGTCTATTTCATGCTGGCCCGGTGCCACCTCATGGTGGGAGGCCTCGATCTCAAAGCCCATCTGTTGCAGAGTCAGCACCATGTCCCGCCGGGCGTCTTCACCGAGGTCCACCGGTGTCATATCAAAATATCCGGCCCGGTCATGGGTTTCCAGGGTGGGCCGGCCGCTGGCATCGGTGTGAAAAAGGAAAAACTCCGCCTCCGGCCCCACGTTCATCGTAAATCCCATGGCTTCCGCTTCGGCGATGACCCTCCTCAAGGTTCCCCGGGGGCAGCCGATGAAGGGGGTGCCGTCGGCGTTGTAGACGTCACAGATAAGCCTTGCCACCGCATCGCCGTTGGGGCGCCAGGGAAAGATGGTAAAGGTGGAGGGGTCCGGTCGCAGGTACATATCGGATTCCTCTATACGGACAAAACCTTCGATGGAGGAACCGTCAAACATGAGTTCATTGTTGAGGGCCTTGGGAAGTTGGTCGATGGTTATGGCCACATTTTTTAAAACGCCAAAGATATCCGTAAACTGCAGGCGCACGAATTTAACGCCCAGATCGGCCGCTTTTTGTAGAACCGTCTCCCTGCCGTCGGTCATTAACTAGTTTCTCCTCCCTAAAGATGAAAGCGCCCTATGAAAAGGACGCCTTTTCACTTATACAGGTAGATTATATCATCCCTTTTTACAGTATTCAACAATTTTTGTACCTGCAATCTGCCAAACCCCTTCAGTTATAACAGGGCCGTCCCCCGGTAACAATAGGGTTGCCTGTAACTTCCCCTGGCAGGATAAAGGGGGATATTATAGATTGGACATCGGCGAAAGCCTGGTCGGTTCTTATTTTAAATATGTCCTGGGCTGCAAAATCGTCGTCTACAACTGCCACCTGGAAGGCAACGGCGAAATAGATATCATCGCCCTGGCGCCGGACGGCAGCCGGGTGTACCTGTGTGAAGTAGCCACCCACCTGCGGGGTCTTCTTTACGGCGACAGCAACGCCGCCACCTGCACGCGTATTATTCATAAAATAAAAAGGGCAGCTGCCTTTGCCGCCGCCAATTTCCCCGGGCGGGTGCCGGTTTTCATGCTCTGGGCCCCGGTGGTATCCCGGGGCCTGGTGCGAGATTTGTTTGCCATAAAAGAAAACTGTCCTGTCTCGGACATTACAGTAGAGCTGGTCCTCAACCGCGACTATACCGCCTGCATCCGCCGCTTACGGGATGCGGCACGGCAAAATCTGAAAACGACCGACGAACCCGCCTTCCGTCTGCTCCAGATTCTGGAACACCTGCGCTAAAAACCCTTTTTCCCGCCGCGCCACCGCGTTGCCGTTCCCCCTCCAAGCCCTAGATGGTCTAAAATGCGATCTACCAGGTGCTCTACCAGGTCGTCGATGCTGTGCGGCCGGTAATAAAAGGCGGGCATAGGCGGCATAATGGTGACTCCCAGCCGCGCCAGGGCCAACATATTTTCCAAATGAATAGCATTTAAAGGCGTTTCCCGGGGAACAAGGATGAGTTTCCGCCCTTCTTTGATAGTAACATCGGCAGCCCGTACTATTAAGTTCTCCGCGTATCCGTGGGCAATCGCGGAGAGGGTCTTCATGCTGCAGGGGACAATGACCATGCCTTGGTGCTGGAATGAGCCGCTGGCCACCGGTGCCGTCAAATCTTCTTCTTTATAATAATACGAAGCTAAATGACGGATATCTTCCTCGGTCAGGCCTGTTTCCAGATGCAGGGTTTCCCCGGCCCAACGACTTAGAATTAAATGCACCTCAACCTGTCTGGCCTTTAAAGCTTTTAGCAGTCGTACGGCATAGATGGCGCCGGTGGCCCCGGTAACCGCCACGACTAATTTCATGTTCCCGCTTCCCCTTTCGCCACCGGTTGAAGTATTTCGCCGCCGCCTCCATTTCTTCCTTCATGCCGGAAGCAATCTTTAGGCTATCCGCATCATTTCCCGCGGGTAATCAGTGAGGATCTCGTTTTGCTTCTCGCCCACAAAGATAACATCCGTAACCCGGGGCCCGCCGATACCGGGGTAATAAACGGTCGGCAGGAGCAGATCCACCACCATGCCCGCCTCTATTATTTCTTCCCGGCCCTTACCGATAATCGGATAAAACTCCGATTGGCGCAGACCTACGCCGTACCCGACCACGTCCAGGTAATTACTGCCGTAACCGGCCTTTTCTACTACCTGTCTGGCAGCGGCGTCGACCTCACCTGCCGTAGCTCCCGGCCTTAAGGCGGCAATAGCCCGCTCCTGAGCCTCTAAAAGGACCTTATAAACTTTTTCCTGCTCGGCCGGTATTTCCCCTACCGCCACCGTCCGGCACATTTTGGCGCAATAGCCTTCGTAGGTCGCTCCCAGGTGAATGACTACTACCTCGCCGGAAGCGATCCTTTTGTTGCTGGCACAGGGGTGGGTGAGGAGGGTACGCTCTCCGGATACCACCTGGGGTCGAAAAGAGGAACCGCCGGAACCTGCCTTCAACATGGCATATTCCGCCTCGGCTAAAATGTCCAGTTCCGTCACCCCCGGCCGTATGCTTTTGACGGCCGCTTCCATGCCGCGGCACGTGGCCGCCGCCGCCCGCCGCATAAGCTCGATTTCCTGCGGTTCTTTTATCGCGCGGATCCGGTAAAACAGATCGGCAGCCCCTACAAAGTCGCTTTCCGGAAAGGCCCGGCGCAGGCCGTCATAAAGGGCGAAGTCGACGAAATAGCGTTCAAACCCGATTCGCGGCTTTTTAAACCCGTAGGCATTAATGCGTTCCACGACCTTGCTGGCCAGGCTCTCCCGCGGAAAGTGGTAGCCATAAGTTTTAAGCCCCGACTCTCGCTCTACATAAGCGGCATCCAGCCAGAGGGTGACGGCACAGGGGTCGCCCTCTCGGGGTATTAACACGGCCAGGCACTCGATCTGGGTCAGGCCGGTAAAGTAAATCAGGTTTTCCCGGTTGACCACCAGGAGGAGGTCCAAGTTTTCTATAGCCATTAATTTTTGGACTTTTTCAAAACGGTTAGCGAAACGCGCCACCACGATGGTACCTCCTTCAGAACTGCCTGATGCCGGCAGCATTTTACCTCTCTGGTCTTTATTGCCCTTCCATCCTTATGGTGGCAATAAAAAGCCAGCCCCCTGGCATGTACCTTACTGTACCTTTACGGCCCGGGCGGCAGCCATGGCGGCGGCGTAGACTTCCTTCACAGGAACACCGGCGGCTAGCGCGGCCCGGCGGCAGGCTTCGTATTCCGGAGCAATGTTGGTGATTGCTCGGCCATCGGGATCATGATAAACTCCCAATTTGACAGCGACCGGCCCGTAGGGTGTCAGCACTTCGATACTCTGCCGCCGGCAGACCAGGCGCCGGTCGCGGCGGAAGCGCAGGCCTAGGGTACTGGAATGGCGAAAAATAGCCGCCGCTACTGCGGCAAGGCGGTTTTCCGGGCAAAGGGCTGTAAAGAGGACACCAGGGCGGCCTTTTTTCATCTGTACCGGGGTGAAGAAGGCATCAACAGCTCCGGCCGTCAATACCTGCTCCATTAGGGCGGGAAAAAACTCGGGGTTCATATCATCGATGGTTGTTTCGATAACCAGGCTGCTTTCTTCCCCTTCTAGTTGCCCGCTATTAACCTCACCCAGGACAAGGCGCAGGAGGTTGGGATGGGAGAGAAGGGTTTTACCGGCGCCAAAACCGACGCTGGTCAAATTCATAGCCGGAAAAGGGCCGAAACTATCAGCCAGGGTAGTGATGAGGGCCGCGCCGGTGGGGGTTACAAGCTCGGCTTCATCATCAGTGCCGTAAACAGGGTAGCCCTGGAGCAGGTAAAGGGTCGCCGGGGCCGGTACCGGTAGCTTGCCGTGATGGCATTCGACCCAGCCAGAACCCAGAGGCAGGGGTGAGGCCATAACCCGCTCAATACCTAGTAGGTGCAGTCCTAGGACGGTTCCTACGATATCGATAATGGCATCAACGGCCCCGACTTCATGGAAGTGGACCTTTTCGGGAGCAATGCCGTGCACTTTCCCTTCTGCCTGCGCTAGGCGCCGGAAGACAGCCCCTGCTTTTTCCCGCACCGGAGCAGGCAGCGGGCTATTGTCAATCAATTTCAGGATATCTTCCAGGTGGCGGTGGGGCTGGTGATCGGATACCTTTACATCTATGTCTATAGCCGCAATACCCTGCTGCTGGACTTCTTTGGCTTCTAATTCCCATCCCTCCAGGGCCAGGCTTTCTAATCCTGCTACCAGTTCTTCTCGGGAGAGACCGTTGGCCAGCAGGGCCCCCAGGCACATATCGCCGCTGATACCGGAAAAGCAGTCAAAGTAGGCAATTTTCATCTTTTTCAACCCCTAATTATGTCTTTCCTATCGCCCTTCCAGGCTAAAAAACATTTTAAATTACTATTGTTTTAGCTTTACGAAACATAGCTACACACTTCCACAATGTTGTCATCTTACCCTTTACCGAAGGCACAGGCGGGATAGCGGCACTGGGGGCAGCCCTGACAGAGACCCCCGGCCGCCAGCCCGGCTATATCTTTGCGCGTAAGCCTTTCTCCCGCAAAAATCCGTGGCAACACTAGATCAAAAATCGTCGCCCGGTAATACATGACGCAACCCGGCAGGCCCATAACCGGCACCTCCCCAAGGTAGGCCAGCATAAACATGGCCCCCGGCAGCACAGGGGCGCCGTAGGTGACGACCTCCGCCCCACTGCGGCGTATGCCTTCCGGCGTCACGTCGTCGGGATCTACAGACATGCCCCCCGTCAATACCACCATTTCCATCCTAGCGCCAATCATGGCGGCGATGGCCTGCTGTATTGCTTCGGCGTCGTCAGGTACGACCTCTTCCCGCTCGACTTTAGAACCGTAATCGGCAATCTTGGCGCGAACAACCGGACCGAAGGCGTCCTTTATCCGCCCTTTGTAAACCTCGTTGCCGGTGGTGATTAGACCTACCCGCAGCCGGCGGTAAGGCGCCACCCGGATAATCCCTCCGGCCAGACGGCAGACTTCTTCTATCTTTTCAATCTCCACCCGCGGTCCCACCAGGGGTATAAGGCGCGTACCGGCCACCACCTGACCCGCCTTCACCGGATAGTTGTTGTGCAGGGTGGCCAGGATGACCTCCGATCTGCTGTTCACTTCCTCCAGGGCGGCCAGGTTTATTTTTAACAGGCCGTCCCTGGCGGCGATTATATTTACTTTTCCCTCCTGGGGTTCGCTAAACTCCAAACCGTGGTCGCCATCGCCCGCCGCCGCCCTTGCCAGGCGAATGGCAGCCTCATCTTCATGGATCTCGTCCGGCCCCAGGGCCATTACATAAAGGTATTCTTTACCCATGCACAGCAGCTCGGGTATGTCTTCCGCCTGAATAATATGGCCTTTCTTGAAGCGCCGTCCTTTAAATTTACCCGGGACGATTTTAGTTAGGTCATGGGCCAACACCATGCCTACGCTGTCTTCTACGCGGACTCTCTGGAGCATCTTTTCTACCTCTTCTAAAAAATAATTTAATCGTATGGCATTTTATATTGAAAGAACCCGTTCCCAATAAATTACCCAAATTTTTCCATATTAAATAAGGAAGGGACTGCCAGGCGGTCCAGTTAAGGGAACCTGTTTTGCGTCAATAGTAACGCTGATGCAGTCCCTCTCTGCTACCTTCAATTCATCTCCCTACTTGCTAATACTATACTCAATATTACCATTTACCGATCATTATTAGAAAAGCCGGGAATAAGAGAGTGATTATACCTTCTACCGCCAATAGCCAGCCGATAAATTTTCCCCACGCCAGTTTCAAAGCCATAGACGCAAAAGCCGCCAGGAATAATACGGCCCACGACAAAGCGAAAATACCAAATCGTAAATCGCCGATACTAAAATAGTAATAACAGGTAAGGGCAACATAAAGCCCTGCCCCCAGGCAATAATATCCCAGGCCGGCCAGATCATGTTCACCAAATAAGTCCCAAGCAAGAATAAGATAAAACATCGAAAAGGCCATCGTAAGTCCCGCAACTATTAATGTCGCCCCATCTTTAGCTGTACCAGACAACCACAAACCCAGAACCGCCATTAAGGAGCCTACTATGGCATTAGCGGTTGCGGCCCCTTTGGGATTGACTTTGCCAAACATGAAAGCGGAATCTACCAGGAAAATAAAAGCAGCAATTAATAATACAATAGCAGCCATTATAAATCCTCCTAATTATTTTATTTAATTTCTTATTTTTGTCCGGGTACAGGCAAATTTTGCCTGTACCCGGTTAATAACAATTCTGAGGTTACACCTCAAGCACGCTATAGCGTCCATAAGGAACAAAGGCCACCCGGGCACTGGCACCATGTTTGGCCAGGGCATCTTTATAAGCCTTCTCTAAATTGTCATAAACAACAAACCCAAAATCACGTGCCATCTCCAGGTTTTCAGGGCGAGTAACAATATAATAATCAGCATGAAGCATTGCGTTATAGATCTTGTACCAGATGCATCCCGCCCATAATTCCCGGGAATGGGTATAGAAAGCCTTCAGGGCTTTTTCATTATTCTCTGGAGTAGGTGGCATAAAGTCCTTTACCAGGTCCATCAGGGCAAACCCCGGCCAGGAACCATAGCCCGGGCAAGGAGAGGTAAAGATTACCGTTCCTCCAGGTTTCAAAATTGGAAGGCAGTTGACAATTGCCCAGCCGGTATGGAAGAACAAATGATCAGTTGGTGCTGATGAACCGGTAATGACTATATCAGCCTTATTATTCTTAAACGCATCGGCTTTAAAACGATAAACCTGATCATAAACTTTGACAGCTTCCTTGTGAGCCGTGACAAAATCACCAGCATTAACATAAGTTACTTCAAAACGATTATTGACGATCATGTTGATACCCATCGTTACTCCCGCCAGGCGAGCAGCTTCGTATTTATCAAGCTGCATCCGGCAATTATTATTACCGGGCACGCAATCCGGTGCTAGAGACATAATATGATTTATTTCAATCGTTTCGTTGCTGGATACAGCAGGTATAATCATACCCGACCCACCATAACCCCATAAAGTAGCCTGCGTAGTACCTACTGTAAGAATAACATCTGCTTCTGCTACCTTACGGTGGATCCAGACAGGCGTCCCGGCAGAAGTGATACCTTTAAAAACATAGTTTTCTGGCTTACTTACATCATTGCAATAGACTTCGATACCGCTTTCAACAATATCATGCCCTAACTTTTCTTCTATTTCTTCAGCCGATAGAGCCGGAACCTTGCCGCAACCGATGACAATCGTTACCTGCGCGCCCGCGTTTTTAGCCTTTTCAATCAGTACAGGCAGGACCTCACGCACCGGTGCCTGGCGAAATTGGTTTTCAGTGATAATTGTAACTTTCTTGGCACCAACTAGAAGTTCAGATAATTTTTTACTGCCCACAGGATTTTCTACTGCTTCAGCTACGGCCTTGGCGATACTGGGCAAGGGCGTCTGCTCACGAGGAATAAAACTTCCTGCAAAATTCTTTTCATCTACCTCAAGTTCAAGGAACACGCCGCGATCCTCTGCAGTTTCATAGGGCACTTGCAGTTTCATAAAAGATACCTCCTTCAGTTAGGTTATTATAGCCTCCTGCAAAACCCCAGAGGTCTTGAGAGACAAGGGATTTTGCAGGCTTTTTAAGCAGGGTTTCCTCCAGTTTTCATCGAAATACTTAGGAGAAATTACTCTGGAGGTGAGCCCCTGTTGCCCAAACATAAGCAAATTTCCTTGTGTGATCTCTACGAAGAATTTGAACAGGCTTCAAGCAAAGACAAACTGAAAATGCTCACCGATTACGTAGACATCGAAGAGATTATCCCCTTAGAGGTTAAACTGGCTTACTACAAATCCACTGGTCGCCCCCCTTATTCTTTAGCGTCCATGTTGTCTGCCTTAATCCTCCAGAAGATCTTATCCATTCCCACAGTTGAACTTTTGGTTACCTTCCTTGAATTGTCAGAGCCCCTGAGAGACTTTTGCGGCTTTACTCAAAGCGTTCCTGACCCCGCTACTTTCTCGAGGTTTAAAGATAAAATCGGGCCAAAGGAGCTTAAAAAAATCTTAGACCGTTTGGTGGAACTAACCGAGCCCTACTTAAAAAAG belongs to Moorella humiferrea and includes:
- the glnA gene encoding type I glutamate--ammonia ligase, whose amino-acid sequence is MTDGRETVLQKAADLGVKFVRLQFTDIFGVLKNVAITIDQLPKALNNELMFDGSSIEGFVRIEESDMYLRPDPSTFTIFPWRPNGDAVARLICDVYNADGTPFIGCPRGTLRRVIAEAEAMGFTMNVGPEAEFFLFHTDASGRPTLETHDRAGYFDMTPVDLGEDARRDMVLTLQQMGFEIEASHHEVAPGQHEIDFKYAEALRTADNIATFKFVVRTIAQRHGLHATFMPKPIYGIAGSGMHCNISLFRDGKNAFYDPQDKLQLSEIAYYFIGGLIAHARGMTAITNPTVNSYKRLVSGYEAPVYIAWSPQNRSPLIRIPAKRGLSTRLEVRHPDPSANPYLAIAVMLKAGLDGIKNRIQPPPPVNGNIYHMDKATLKAQGIELLPATLDEALDELERDPVIQEALGPHIYQRFLEAKRIECEEYRTRVHQWEIDQYLTKF
- a CDS encoding NERD domain-containing protein, whose protein sequence is MDIGESLVGSYFKYVLGCKIVVYNCHLEGNGEIDIIALAPDGSRVYLCEVATHLRGLLYGDSNAATCTRIIHKIKRAAAFAAANFPGRVPVFMLWAPVVSRGLVRDLFAIKENCPVSDITVELVLNRDYTACIRRLRDAARQNLKTTDEPAFRLLQILEHLR
- a CDS encoding UbiX family flavin prenyltransferase, which codes for MKLVVAVTGATGAIYAVRLLKALKARQVEVHLILSRWAGETLHLETGLTEEDIRHLASYYYKEEDLTAPVASGSFQHQGMVIVPCSMKTLSAIAHGYAENLIVRAADVTIKEGRKLILVPRETPLNAIHLENMLALARLGVTIMPPMPAFYYRPHSIDDLVEHLVDRILDHLGLGGGTATRWRGGKKGF
- a CDS encoding M24 family metallopeptidase, translating into MVARFANRFEKVQKLMAIENLDLLLVVNRENLIYFTGLTQIECLAVLIPREGDPCAVTLWLDAAYVERESGLKTYGYHFPRESLASKVVERINAYGFKKPRIGFERYFVDFALYDGLRRAFPESDFVGAADLFYRIRAIKEPQEIELMRRAAAATCRGMEAAVKSIRPGVTELDILAEAEYAMLKAGSGGSSFRPQVVSGERTLLTHPCASNKRIASGEVVVIHLGATYEGYCAKMCRTVAVGEIPAEQEKVYKVLLEAQERAIAALRPGATAGEVDAAARQVVEKAGYGSNYLDVVGYGVGLRQSEFYPIIGKGREEIIEAGMVVDLLLPTVYYPGIGGPRVTDVIFVGEKQNEILTDYPREMMRIA
- the larC gene encoding nickel pincer cofactor biosynthesis protein LarC → MKIAYFDCFSGISGDMCLGALLANGLSREELVAGLESLALEGWELEAKEVQQQGIAAIDIDVKVSDHQPHRHLEDILKLIDNSPLPAPVREKAGAVFRRLAQAEGKVHGIAPEKVHFHEVGAVDAIIDIVGTVLGLHLLGIERVMASPLPLGSGWVECHHGKLPVPAPATLYLLQGYPVYGTDDEAELVTPTGAALITTLADSFGPFPAMNLTSVGFGAGKTLLSHPNLLRLVLGEVNSGQLEGEESSLVIETTIDDMNPEFFPALMEQVLTAGAVDAFFTPVQMKKGRPGVLFTALCPENRLAAVAAAIFRHSSTLGLRFRRDRRLVCRRQSIEVLTPYGPVAVKLGVYHDPDGRAITNIAPEYEACRRAALAAGVPVKEVYAAAMAAARAVKVQ
- a CDS encoding molybdopterin-binding protein, with the translated sequence MLQRVRVEDSVGMVLAHDLTKIVPGKFKGRRFKKGHIIQAEDIPELLCMGKEYLYVMALGPDEIHEDEAAIRLARAAAGDGDHGLEFSEPQEGKVNIIAARDGLLKINLAALEEVNSRSEVILATLHNNYPVKAGQVVAGTRLIPLVGPRVEIEKIEEVCRLAGGIIRVAPYRRLRVGLITTGNEVYKGRIKDAFGPVVRAKIADYGSKVEREEVVPDDAEAIQQAIAAMIGARMEMVVLTGGMSVDPDDVTPEGIRRSGAEVVTYGAPVLPGAMFMLAYLGEVPVMGLPGCVMYYRATIFDLVLPRIFAGERLTRKDIAGLAAGGLCQGCPQCRYPACAFGKG
- a CDS encoding AmiS/UreI family transporter, whose protein sequence is MAAIVLLIAAFIFLVDSAFMFGKVNPKGAATANAIVGSLMAVLGLWLSGTAKDGATLIVAGLTMAFSMFYLILAWDLFGEHDLAGLGYYCLGAGLYVALTCYYYFSIGDLRFGIFALSWAVLFLAAFASMALKLAWGKFIGWLLAVEGIITLLFPAFLIMIGKW
- a CDS encoding lactate racemase domain-containing protein; its protein translation is MKLQVPYETAEDRGVFLELEVDEKNFAGSFIPREQTPLPSIAKAVAEAVENPVGSKKLSELLVGAKKVTIITENQFRQAPVREVLPVLIEKAKNAGAQVTIVIGCGKVPALSAEEIEEKLGHDIVESGIEVYCNDVSKPENYVFKGITSAGTPVWIHRKVAEADVILTVGTTQATLWGYGGSGMIIPAVSSNETIEINHIMSLAPDCVPGNNNCRMQLDKYEAARLAGVTMGINMIVNNRFEVTYVNAGDFVTAHKEAVKVYDQVYRFKADAFKNNKADIVITGSSAPTDHLFFHTGWAIVNCLPILKPGGTVIFTSPCPGYGSWPGFALMDLVKDFMPPTPENNEKALKAFYTHSRELWAGCIWYKIYNAMLHADYYIVTRPENLEMARDFGFVVYDNLEKAYKDALAKHGASARVAFVPYGRYSVLEV